CCGGCTGACGGCGCAGGTGCGGGACATCGCGCTGGTGACGACGGCCGTGGCCAAGGGTGATCTGTCCCGGAAGGTGACGGTTCACGTCGAGGGCGAGATGCTCGAGCTGAAGAACACCGTCAACACGATGGTGGATCAGCTCTCCGCGTTCTCGTCCGAGGTGACGCGGGTGGCCCGTGAGGTGGGTACCGAGGGCATCCTGGGCGGTCAGGCGCAGGTGTCCGGCGTGGACGGGGTGTGGAAGGAGCTCACCGATTCGGTGAACACCATGGCCGGGAACCTGACGGCCCAGGTGCGCGGGATCGCGGAGGTGACGACGGCGGTCGCCAACGGTGACCTGTCGCAGAAGGTGACGGTGTCGGCGCGCGGTGAGGTCGCGCAGCTCGCGGACACGATCAACCAGATGACCGAGACGCTGCGGACCTTCGCCGACGAGGTCACGCGCGTGGCCAACGAGGTGGGGGCCGCGGGGCAGCTGGGCGGTCAGGCGAACGTGCCGGGCGCGGCGGGCACCTGGAAGGACCTGACGGACTCCGTCAACACCGTCTTCAGGAATCTCACCACGCAGGTGAGGGACATCGCCGCCGTGACCACGGCTGTGGCCAGCGGAGATCTGTCGCAGAAGGTCACGGTGGACGTGGCCGGCGAGATGCTGGAGCTGAAGAACACCGTCAACGGGATGGTCGACCAGCTGTCGGCCTTCGGCGCCGAGGTGACCCGCGTGGCGCGGGAGATCGGGGTCGAGGGTGAACTGGGCGGTCAGGCGCAGGTGTCGGGCGCGGCCGGTACATGGAAGGACCTGACGGACTCCGTCAACACGGCGTTCCGGAATCTCACCGGACAGGTGAGGAACATCGCGCAGGTCACCACGGCCGTGGCCAACGGCGATCTGTCGCAGAAGGTCACGGTGGACGTCTCCGGCGAGATGGCCCAGCTGAAGAACACCGTGAACACGATGGTGGACCAGCTGTCGTCGTTCGCCGACCAGGTGACCCGGATGGCCCGGGACGTGGGCACCGAGGGCCGGCTGGGCGGGCAGGCCCGGGTGGACGGTGTGTCCGGCACCTGGAAGGAGTTGACGGACTCCGTCAACTCGATGGCCGGGAACCTGACCTCCCAGGTGCGCAACATCGCGCAGGTGACGACGGCCGTGGCCCGTGGTGACCTGTCGCAGAAGATCGACGTCGACGCGCGCGGGGAGATCCTCGAGCTGAAGAACACCATCAACACGATGGTCGACCAGCTCTCCGCCTTCGCCGACCAGGTGACCCGGGTGGCGCGGGACGTGGGTACCGAGGGCCGGCTGGGCGGGCAGGCGCAGGTGCCCGGCGTGGCCGGTGTGTGGCGGGACCTGACGGACTCGGTGAACGGCATGGCCGGCAACCTCACCGCTCAGGTGCGCAACATCGCCCAGGTCGCCACCGCGGTGGCCCGTGGTGACCTCTCGCAGAAGATCACCGTGGACGCGCGCGGGGAGATCCTCGAGCTGAAGAACACCCTGAACACGATGGTCGACCAGCTGTCGTCGTTCGCCCAGGAGGTCACGCGTGTGGCCCGTGAGGTGGGTACGGAGGGGCAGCTCGGCGGACAGGCCGAGGTGCAGGGTGTCTCCGGCACCTGGAAGGACCTCACCCAGTCGGTGAACTTCATGGCGAACAACCTGACGATCCAGGTGCGTCAGATCGCCGAGGTCACGACCGCGGTCGCCAAGGGCGACCTGTCGAAGAAGATCACGGTCGACGCCAAGGGCGAGATCCTGGAGCTCGTCACCACCGTCAACACGATGGTGGACCAGCTGTCGTCGTTCGCCGAGCAGGTGACCCGGGTGGCCCGCGAGGTGGGCACCGAGGGCATCCTGGGCGGCCAGGCGCACGTGCCGGGCGTCACGGGCATCTGGAAGGACCTCAGCGGCAACGTCAACCTGATGGCCAAGAACCTGACCATGCAGGTGCGCAACATCTCCCAGGTCGCGGCGGCCGTCGCCAACGGCGACCTGACGCGGCAGGTGACGATCGAGGCGCGCGGTGAGGTCCAGCAGCTCGCCGACACCTTCAACACCATGGTGAAGACGCTGAGCTCGTTCGCCGAGCAGGTCACCAAGGTGGCCCGCGAGGTGGGCACGGACGGCATCCTGGGCGGTCAGGCGCACGTGCCGGGTGTGGCGGGCACGTGGAAGGACCTCACCGACTCGGTGAACGGCATGGCGTCCAACCTGACCGGTCAGGTGCGCAACATCGCCATGGTCACGACGGCCATCGCCAAGGGTGACCTGACGAAGAAGATCGACATCGACGCGCGCGGGGAGATCCTCGAGCTGAAGACGACCATCAACACGATGGTCGACCAGCTGTCGTCGTTCGCCGAGGAGGTCACCCGGGTCGCCCGCGAGGTGGGTACCGAGGGGCAGCTGGGCGGTCAGGCACGCGTGCGTGACGTCGACGGCACCTGGCGCGACCTGACCGAGTCCGTGAACGAGATGGCCGGGAACCTGACCCGGCAGGTGCGTGCCATCGCGCGCGTGGCGACCGCGGTGACCCGCGGTGACCTGAACCTGAAGATCGACGTGGACGCGTCCGGGGAGATCCAGGAACTTCAGGACTACATCAACAAGATGATCGCCAACCTGCGCGACACCACGATCGCCAACAAGGAGCAGGACTGGCTCAAGGGCAACCTCGCGCGCGTCTCCGCCCTGATGCAGGGCCGGCGCGACCTCCAGGACGTGGCCTCGCTGATCATGAGCGAGCTGCCGCCTCTGGTGGCCGCGCAGCACGGCGCGTTCTTCCTGGCGATGCCGCCGGCCGAAGGCGACGCGGACCTGTACGAGTTGCGGATGCTGGGTTCGTACGGCTACTCGATGGGCTCCATGCCGACGTCGTTCCGGCCCGGTGAGGCGCTGGTCGGGACGGCGGCCGAGGAGAAGCGGACGATTCTCGTCGCGAACGCCCCGACCGGCTATCTGAAGATCTCCTCGGGGCTCGGCGAGGCGCCGCCCGCGCAGGTGATCGTGTTGCCGGTGCTGTTCGAGGGCCAGGTGCTCGGGGTGATCGAGCTGGCGTCGTTCACGCCGTTCACGCAGATCCAGAAGGACTTCCTGAACCAGCTCGCCGAGATGATCGCGACCAGCGTCAACACGATCTCCGTCAACACCAAGACGGAGCAGCTGCTGAAGCAGTCGCAGGAGCTGACCGAGCAACTGCGGGAGCGGTCGGCCGAGTTGGAGCAGCGGCAGAAGGCCCTTCAGGCGTCCAACGCCGAACTGGAGGAGAAGGCCGAGCTGCTGGCCCAGCAGAACCGCGACATCGAGGTGAAGAACACCGAGATCGAGGAGGCGCGGCAGGTCCTTGAGGAGCGCGCCGAGCAACTCGCGGTGTCGATGCGGTACAAGAGCGAGTTCCTCGCCAACATGTCGCACGAGCTGCGCACACCGCTCAACTCGCTGCTGATCCTGGCCAAGCTGCTCGCCGACAACGCGGACACCAACCTGACGCCGAAGCAGGTCGAGTTCGCCGAGACGATCCACGGCGCCGGGTCCGACCTGCTCCAGCTGATCAACGACATCCTCGACCTGTCGAAGGTCGAGGCGGGCAAGATGGACGTCTCGCCGACGCGTATCGCGCTCGTCCAGCTGGTCGACTACGTGGAGGCCACCTTCCGTCCGCTGACCGCGGAGAAGGGCCTCGACCTGTCCGTGCGGGTGTCGCCGGAGTTGCCGGCCACGCTGCACACCGACGAGCAGCGGCTGCTCCAGGTGCTGCGCAACCTGCTGTCCAACGCGGTGAAGTTCACCGACTCCGGGTCGGTCGAGCTGGTCATCCGGCCGGCCGGGGCGGAGGTGCCGGTGGCGATCCGGGAGCAGTTGCTGGAAGCCGGTTCGCTGACCGACGCGGACGCGCCGCTGATCGCGTTCTCGGTGACCGACACCGGCATCGGGATCGCGGCGAGCAAGATGCGGGTGATCTTCGAGGCGTTCAAGCAGGCGGACGGCACCACCAGCCGTAAGTACGGCGGTACCGGCCTCGGGCTGTCGATCTCGCGGGAGATCGCGCAGTTGCTCGGCGGTGAGATCCACGCGCAGAGCGAGACGGGCCGTGGCTCGACGTTCACGCTCTACCTGCCGCTGCACCCGAGCGAACTGCCGCCGCAGGGCTACCAGCAGGTCGTGCCCGCCCTGGAGGCCGGTGACCTGGTGGCTTCGGAGAACGGGGCGCGCGAGCTGTCGGAGCTGTCCGACGCGGAGATCGAGATGCCGGCCGAGGTGCGGTCGTACCAGGACGCGCAGAACGGGCCGGCGGCTCTCTTCCGGCGCCGGCGCCGCCTGGTGAGCGGCGGCGAGCAGGTGGGGCGGCCTGAGCAGTGGCCGGCCCGCGTGCAGGAGGCTGGGGCGCCCGCGCGCGAGGGCATCCGGTTCGGTGGTGAGAAGGTGCTGATCGTCGACGACGACATCCGCAATGTGTTCGCGCTGACCAGCGTCCTGGAACAGCACGGCCTGTCGGTGCTGTACGCGGAGAACGGCCGTGAGGGCATCGAGGTCCTGGAGCAGCACGACGACGTGGCGGTCGTCCTGATGGACATCATGATGCCCGAGATGGACGGCTACGCGACGACCACGGCCATCCGCAGGATGCCGCAGTTCTCCGGGCTGCCGATCATCGCGCTGACCGCGAAGGCGATGAAGGGCGACCGGGAGAAGGCGATCGAGTCGGGTGCCTCCGACTACGTGACGAAGCCGGTCGACCCCGATCACCTGCTGTCGGTGATGCGGCAGTGGATGCGGGACGAGTGAGGGGACCTGCGGCGTGTCAGGAACCTTCGGCGTGACGGGAACCTTCGGGTGGCGCCCGGAGTTGCTGACTCAGGGTGTCCGTTGTCGTGTAGCGGGGCGGAATTCGGGGAACCTTCTGGTCTCCTGCTGCGTTCCTGCTACGTGCACAGTGACATCACGGTGACAGGGTGTGGCGAAGGTCGGGGTGCGGCTACCATGACCGGCACAAGGAAGGGCGGCGCAAAGGAGTCGTCCCCAGGGGCGGCGCCCGGTGCACTGCCGGGGCGAGGAGGGCGGGCCATGGTGCAGAAGGCCAAGATCCTCCTGGTCGATGACCGGCCGGAGAATCTGCTGGCGCTGGAGGCGATCCTCTCTGCGCTCGATCAGACGCTGGTGCGGGCATCGTCCGGGGAAGAGGCGCTGAAAGCACTGCTGACGGACGACTTCGCGGTCATTCTGCTGGACGTTCAGATGCCGGGAATGGACGGCTTCGAGACGGCCGCGCACATCAAGCGGCGGGAGCGGACCAGGGACATCCCGATCATCTTCCTCACCGCGATCAATCACGGGCCGCACCACACCTTCCGCGGGTACGCGGCGGGCGCGGTGGACTACATCTCCAAGCCGTTCGATCCGTGGGTGCTGCGCGCGAAGGTCTCGGTGTTCGTCGAGCTCTACATGAAGAACTGCCAGCTGCGCGAGCAGGCGGCGCTGTTGCGGTTGCAGTTGGAGGGTGGCGGCGGCAAGGCTTCCACGGGCGGTGGCGTCAAGGAGTCGGCGGGGCTGCTCGCCGAGCTCTCCGCGCGGCTCGCTGCCGTCGAGGAGCAGGCTGAGGCGCTGTCCAAGCAGTTGGACGACGAGTCCGCGGACGCGGCGGCGGTGGCCACGGCGGCGCACCTGGAGCGCAAACTCACCGGTCTGCGCCGGGCGCTGGACGCCCTGGAGCCGGGAACCGGCAGCGGCCCGGCCGCGGTGCCGTCGCCGAACTGAACGGAACTGACGCGTGCGACGCATCGAGTTGTGCATGAGGGCGCGTCAGTTCCACTTCCACCGAAGGCGGACGTGTCAGTTCCGCGCCTTCGGGAGAGCGACACGAACGGGTGAAGCAGTGGGCACACGTGTCCGCTGTGGTCTCCACCGGTAACCTCACACCCATGGCCTCACGTCCGTCCGCAGCCAAGAAGCAGCCCGCCAAGAAGGCGGCTGCTCCCGCGAAGGCTCCGGCGAAGAGGGCCGCCGCCAAAAAGGCCCCCGCGAAGAAGGCGCCCGCCAGGAAAGCCGCCGCCAAGAAACCCGTGCCCGCGCCGGCCCCGAGTCCCACGGGTGGCGTCTACCGGCTGGTGCGCGCCATCTGGCTCGGACTGGCGCACGCCGTCGGCGCCGTGTTCCGCGGCATAGGGAACGGCGCGAAGAACCTCGACCCGGCACACCGCAAGGACGGCGTCGCGCTGCTGCTGTTCGGCCTCGCGCTGATCGTCGCCGCCGGGACCTGGGCCGATCTGCGCGGCCCTGTCGGCGACCTCGTCGAGATCCTGGTGACCGGCTCCTTCGGGCGGCTCGACCTGCTGGTGCCGATCCTGCTGGCGGTCATCGCCGTGCGCTTCGTCCGGCACCCCGAGAAGCCCGAGGCCAACGGCCGTATCGTGATCGGCCTGTCGGCGCTCGTCATCGGTGTGCTCGGCCAGGTCCACATCGCCTGCGGCGCGCCCGCCCGCAGCGACGGCATGCAGGCGATAAGGGACGCGGGCGGACTCATCGGCTGGGGTGCGGCGACCCCGCTGACGTACACCATGGGCGAGGTTCTCGCCGTACCGCTGCTGGTGCTGCTCACGGTCTTCGGGCTGCTGGTCGTCACGGCGACCCCGGTCAACGCCATCCCGCAGCGGCTGCGGCAGCTCGGGGTACGGCTGGGTGTGCTGCACGACCCGGCGGCGGACGAGTACGACGACCTCGACGACGACGCGCGCTACGACGAGCAGTGGCGCGAGGCGCTGCCCGGGCGCCCCCGACGGCGCTCGGGGGCCGTCCAGGCGTACGACCCCGGGGACGCCGAGCAGGAGGCGCTCTCCCGGCGGCGCGGCCGCCCCAGG
The sequence above is a segment of the Streptomyces asoensis genome. Coding sequences within it:
- a CDS encoding response regulator, which encodes MVQKAKILLVDDRPENLLALEAILSALDQTLVRASSGEEALKALLTDDFAVILLDVQMPGMDGFETAAHIKRRERTRDIPIIFLTAINHGPHHTFRGYAAGAVDYISKPFDPWVLRAKVSVFVELYMKNCQLREQAALLRLQLEGGGGKASTGGGVKESAGLLAELSARLAAVEEQAEALSKQLDDESADAAAVATAAHLERKLTGLRRALDALEPGTGSGPAAVPSPN
- a CDS encoding HAMP domain-containing protein, which translates into the protein MESGAATRGTKARAKGGQSLSRPRTPGGGTTVVDTAALNRLLGALGSMRDGNFRKRLTVSGDGVMSEIAAVFNEVADRNLHLTGELSRVRRMVGREGKLTERLETGACEGSWATAVDNSNALVDDLVRPVSEVGRVLSAVAEGDLSPRMELRTHTPEGAGHPLRGEFLKVGRTVNNLVDQLSTFTDEVTRVASEVGTEGKLGGQAQVRGMSGSWKDLTESVNTMAYRLTAQVRDIALVTTAVAKGDLSRKVTVHVEGEMLELKNTVNTMVDQLSAFSSEVTRVAREVGTEGILGGQAQVSGVDGVWKELTDSVNTMAGNLTAQVRGIAEVTTAVANGDLSQKVTVSARGEVAQLADTINQMTETLRTFADEVTRVANEVGAAGQLGGQANVPGAAGTWKDLTDSVNTVFRNLTTQVRDIAAVTTAVASGDLSQKVTVDVAGEMLELKNTVNGMVDQLSAFGAEVTRVAREIGVEGELGGQAQVSGAAGTWKDLTDSVNTAFRNLTGQVRNIAQVTTAVANGDLSQKVTVDVSGEMAQLKNTVNTMVDQLSSFADQVTRMARDVGTEGRLGGQARVDGVSGTWKELTDSVNSMAGNLTSQVRNIAQVTTAVARGDLSQKIDVDARGEILELKNTINTMVDQLSAFADQVTRVARDVGTEGRLGGQAQVPGVAGVWRDLTDSVNGMAGNLTAQVRNIAQVATAVARGDLSQKITVDARGEILELKNTLNTMVDQLSSFAQEVTRVAREVGTEGQLGGQAEVQGVSGTWKDLTQSVNFMANNLTIQVRQIAEVTTAVAKGDLSKKITVDAKGEILELVTTVNTMVDQLSSFAEQVTRVAREVGTEGILGGQAHVPGVTGIWKDLSGNVNLMAKNLTMQVRNISQVAAAVANGDLTRQVTIEARGEVQQLADTFNTMVKTLSSFAEQVTKVAREVGTDGILGGQAHVPGVAGTWKDLTDSVNGMASNLTGQVRNIAMVTTAIAKGDLTKKIDIDARGEILELKTTINTMVDQLSSFAEEVTRVAREVGTEGQLGGQARVRDVDGTWRDLTESVNEMAGNLTRQVRAIARVATAVTRGDLNLKIDVDASGEIQELQDYINKMIANLRDTTIANKEQDWLKGNLARVSALMQGRRDLQDVASLIMSELPPLVAAQHGAFFLAMPPAEGDADLYELRMLGSYGYSMGSMPTSFRPGEALVGTAAEEKRTILVANAPTGYLKISSGLGEAPPAQVIVLPVLFEGQVLGVIELASFTPFTQIQKDFLNQLAEMIATSVNTISVNTKTEQLLKQSQELTEQLRERSAELEQRQKALQASNAELEEKAELLAQQNRDIEVKNTEIEEARQVLEERAEQLAVSMRYKSEFLANMSHELRTPLNSLLILAKLLADNADTNLTPKQVEFAETIHGAGSDLLQLINDILDLSKVEAGKMDVSPTRIALVQLVDYVEATFRPLTAEKGLDLSVRVSPELPATLHTDEQRLLQVLRNLLSNAVKFTDSGSVELVIRPAGAEVPVAIREQLLEAGSLTDADAPLIAFSVTDTGIGIAASKMRVIFEAFKQADGTTSRKYGGTGLGLSISREIAQLLGGEIHAQSETGRGSTFTLYLPLHPSELPPQGYQQVVPALEAGDLVASENGARELSELSDAEIEMPAEVRSYQDAQNGPAALFRRRRRLVSGGEQVGRPEQWPARVQEAGAPAREGIRFGGEKVLIVDDDIRNVFALTSVLEQHGLSVLYAENGREGIEVLEQHDDVAVVLMDIMMPEMDGYATTTAIRRMPQFSGLPIIALTAKAMKGDREKAIESGASDYVTKPVDPDHLLSVMRQWMRDE